The Nitrospira tepida genome includes a window with the following:
- the recO gene encoding DNA repair protein RecO gives MPLVDTLAIALKSRKWGEADRIVTFFTLRVGKIRGVARGARRQKSQFGGGLEPFVLSRLSLFEKPNDALYRIRHVDIEEPFLALRESLDRMAAAARLVNIVAAVTAEGDADARIFEALKAGLQAVQLSRDPMMMAVLFQIRILGQTGFRPQIDLCAGCGRRLEQVSRHFSARSGGMVCAVCLARQSAPCLLLSAGTLALLQQAVRLPIPLMSRLRAEGGVRAELEAAIDTFATVVAGKRLPALDAWRPRV, from the coding sequence ATGCCGCTTGTTGATACCCTGGCCATCGCGCTCAAGAGTCGAAAGTGGGGTGAGGCGGACCGAATCGTCACGTTCTTTACCCTTCGGGTGGGGAAAATTCGCGGCGTGGCCCGCGGAGCCCGCCGTCAAAAGAGCCAGTTCGGAGGCGGGCTTGAGCCGTTCGTCTTGTCCCGCCTGTCGCTGTTCGAAAAACCGAACGACGCGCTGTATCGCATTCGGCACGTCGATATCGAAGAGCCGTTTCTCGCCCTGCGGGAGAGCCTCGATCGGATGGCCGCGGCGGCGCGTCTGGTGAATATCGTGGCGGCGGTGACGGCGGAAGGAGACGCGGATGCGAGAATTTTCGAAGCGCTGAAGGCCGGGCTTCAAGCCGTCCAGTTGAGCCGGGATCCGATGATGATGGCGGTCCTCTTTCAAATCCGGATCCTCGGGCAAACAGGATTTCGCCCCCAGATCGATCTCTGTGCCGGTTGTGGCAGGCGGTTGGAGCAAGTCAGCCGCCACTTTTCCGCCCGGTCGGGAGGGATGGTCTGCGCGGTCTGTCTCGCTCGTCAATCGGCCCCGTGCCTGCTCCTTTCTGCGGGTACGCTCGCCTTGCTGCAACAGGCGGTCAGGCTGCCGATTCCGCTCATGTCCCGCTTGCGAGCGGAAGGAGGAGTCCGCGCCGAGTTGGAAGCCGCGATCGACACGTTTGCCACCGTGGTCGCGGGGAAAAGATTGCCGGCGCTCGATGCATGGAGGCCTCGTGTGTGA
- the mgtE gene encoding magnesium transporter gives MSTLPTEKDTVRDTPAQSGQGPGSSPAREGGERGPSKFDLLLASVQKLLRRGAITNLTRMLGRMHSADIARVIGHLSSPKDKRTIFELVRGEKQRGLVLSELDADSINAVVADLQAPDLAWLLKDQESDDVAYILGVLPPERAQDALALMKADVSTEVAGILQYPKDTAGGIMTTEFFSLPEDATAQEAIRRLQQASDAENVFYIYVTDKDDHLVGVLSLRQLLTVPPGTPLKNIMTRDVMSVMVDMDQEEVARQVASYNLLAIPVVDREHVLVGIITVDDVVDVIREEATEDMLKMAGALEEDVLSKSSSLAAAKLRFPWLFTNLFGSLLSGAILWYFRYTIQEVVAVVSFIPVIAAMGGNVGLQSSTLIIRGLATGLIEQADAWKVFFREIRVAILLGLACGLLLTFVGWAWHGQGYLGMVVGMSLIVAFLVSTSMATFMPILLKRSGVDPAVAAGPFVTTANDITGITIYLTLATLLIDYLR, from the coding sequence ATGTCCACACTCCCGACCGAGAAAGACACGGTTCGAGACACGCCCGCGCAGTCCGGGCAGGGCCCCGGATCGTCTCCCGCTCGGGAGGGCGGGGAGCGAGGGCCATCGAAGTTTGACCTGCTGCTGGCCAGCGTACAGAAATTGCTGCGGCGCGGGGCGATCACGAATCTCACCCGGATGTTGGGGCGCATGCACTCGGCGGACATTGCCCGGGTGATCGGCCATCTGTCTTCGCCCAAGGACAAGCGAACGATCTTCGAATTGGTGCGAGGAGAGAAGCAGCGCGGGCTTGTCCTGAGCGAACTCGACGCCGATAGCATCAACGCAGTCGTGGCGGACTTGCAGGCCCCGGATCTTGCCTGGTTGTTGAAAGATCAAGAATCGGACGACGTCGCCTATATCTTGGGCGTTCTGCCGCCGGAGCGGGCCCAAGATGCCTTGGCGTTGATGAAAGCTGACGTGTCGACCGAGGTCGCCGGCATTCTTCAGTATCCCAAGGATACGGCCGGCGGCATCATGACCACGGAGTTCTTCTCCTTGCCGGAGGACGCGACGGCTCAGGAAGCCATCCGTCGGCTCCAGCAGGCCAGCGACGCCGAGAACGTGTTCTATATTTATGTAACCGACAAGGACGATCATCTGGTCGGAGTCTTGTCACTGCGGCAACTCTTGACGGTCCCGCCCGGGACCCCGCTCAAGAACATTATGACGCGGGATGTCATGAGCGTGATGGTCGATATGGACCAGGAGGAGGTGGCGCGGCAAGTCGCGAGTTATAACCTCCTGGCGATCCCCGTGGTCGATCGGGAACATGTGCTCGTCGGGATTATTACGGTGGATGACGTGGTGGACGTGATCCGGGAAGAGGCGACGGAGGATATGTTGAAAATGGCCGGGGCGTTGGAAGAGGACGTGTTGTCCAAATCATCCAGCCTGGCGGCGGCGAAGCTCCGGTTTCCGTGGCTGTTTACCAATCTGTTCGGTAGTCTCTTGTCCGGCGCGATCCTCTGGTATTTTCGCTACACCATTCAGGAAGTGGTTGCGGTGGTCAGCTTCATCCCCGTCATTGCGGCGATGGGTGGCAATGTCGGTCTTCAGTCATCCACGCTGATTATTCGGGGGTTGGCGACCGGCTTAATCGAGCAGGCCGACGCCTGGAAGGTGTTTTTTCGCGAGATCCGTGTCGCAATTCTGTTGGGATTGGCCTGCGGCCTCCTTTTGACGTTTGTCGGGTGGGCTTGGCATGGACAGGGATATCTCGGAATGGTCGTGGGGATGTCGTTGATCGTCGCGTTCCTGGTCTCCACCAGCATGGCGACGTTCATGCCGATTCTTCTCAAGCGGAGCGGCGTCGACCCGGCGGTGGCGGCCGGCCCGTTTGTGACGACTGCCAACGACATTACGGGGATCACCATCTATTTGACCTTGGCGACGCTCCTGATCGATTACCTGCGCTAA
- the era gene encoding GTPase Era, translated as MKSGTVVIIGRPNVGKSTLLNRLLGEKVAIVSNKPQTTRTRILGVAHLPEAQIAFLDTPGLHRPQDRLNTRMVQTTLDTVDAGDVVYVVADAARRTAHLDQAVVQEVRRALKNHERQVLLVLNKIDMVRKPLLLPLLDAYNRLYPWTALIPISAKTGDGVDRLLAATVEALPEGEPRYEADMLTDQTMRMLAAELIREQILHETEEEVPHSVAVDIEEFKEEGGLARIGATVLVEKDSHKGILIGQHGARLKRVGTNARLGMERLFGMKVFLQLWVKVREEWRQDERLLAELGY; from the coding sequence ATGAAGTCGGGCACCGTCGTCATCATCGGGCGGCCGAATGTCGGCAAGTCGACGCTGCTGAACCGGCTGCTCGGCGAGAAGGTGGCGATCGTCTCGAACAAGCCGCAGACGACGCGAACCAGAATCTTGGGCGTGGCGCATTTGCCGGAGGCGCAAATTGCCTTTCTGGATACGCCAGGCCTGCACCGGCCGCAGGATCGGTTGAACACCCGCATGGTGCAGACGACGCTGGACACGGTCGATGCCGGTGACGTCGTGTACGTGGTCGCGGATGCGGCTCGACGAACCGCCCACCTTGACCAGGCGGTGGTGCAGGAAGTCCGCCGGGCGCTGAAGAACCATGAGCGCCAGGTCCTGCTCGTGCTCAACAAGATCGATATGGTGCGCAAGCCGCTGCTGCTGCCGTTGCTGGATGCCTACAATCGGTTGTATCCCTGGACGGCCTTGATTCCCATTTCGGCTAAGACTGGCGACGGGGTGGACCGGCTGCTGGCCGCCACTGTCGAGGCGTTGCCGGAAGGCGAGCCTCGCTATGAGGCCGACATGTTGACGGATCAAACCATGCGGATGCTCGCCGCCGAGCTGATTCGCGAGCAGATCTTGCACGAGACCGAGGAGGAAGTGCCTCATTCGGTGGCGGTGGACATCGAGGAATTCAAGGAAGAAGGGGGGCTCGCGCGAATCGGAGCGACGGTGTTGGTCGAGAAGGACTCCCATAAGGGTATTTTGATCGGCCAGCATGGAGCCCGCCTGAAACGGGTCGGCACGAATGCCCGCCTGGGGATGGAACGGTTGTTTGGAATGAAGGTCTTTCTTCAACTTTGGGTGAAGGTGCGCGAGGAATGGCGGCAGGATGAGCGCCTGCTGGCCGAACTGGGTTATTAG
- a CDS encoding FtsB family cell division protein, translating to MIKRNRGRSDLDRQQRASEWGKLIAVAVGLLLVMSFFFDDMGIPQYWAMRNQEQQLEREIRELKVKNAELHLEVDRLRYDPERLEELAREQLGFVRKGETVYQLAPSVPSVGAGSVVPR from the coding sequence GTGATTAAGCGCAACCGCGGGCGGTCGGATCTCGACCGCCAACAACGCGCGTCGGAGTGGGGCAAACTCATTGCGGTGGCGGTGGGGCTGTTGCTCGTGATGTCGTTTTTCTTCGATGACATGGGCATTCCGCAATATTGGGCCATGCGCAACCAGGAACAGCAACTGGAGCGGGAGATCCGTGAGTTGAAGGTCAAGAATGCGGAGCTGCACCTGGAGGTCGACCGGCTTCGCTATGATCCCGAGCGGCTGGAGGAACTGGCGCGCGAGCAACTGGGGTTCGTGCGCAAGGGAGAAACGGTCTATCAATTGGCGCCGTCCGTTCCTTCGGTTGGCGCCGGAAGCGTCGTACCGCGATGA
- the eno gene encoding phosphopyruvate hydratase yields MSAIREIKGRQVLDSRGNPTVEVDVALESGARGRAAVPSGASTGAKEAIELRDGDKKRWMGKGVSKAVANISKLLAPKLLGMDALDQVGVDRTMIEIDGTKNKGRVGANAILAVSMAVARAAAQETGQPLYRYLGGTNARVLPVPLMNIINGGAHADNRLDLQEFMIVPVGADRFSEALRMATEVFHTLKGILKKRDLNTAVGDEGGFAPDLGSNEEALALIVQAIEEAGYKAGKDIALALDAAASEFYDKGVYHLAAEKKPERSSEELIDYYAKLVDRYPILSIEDGVSEHDWKGWKLLTEALGRRVQLVGDDVFVTNVEIFSKGIREGIANSILIKVNQIGSLTETFDAIELAKRSGYTAVVSHRSGETEDTTIADIAVAMNTGQIKTGSLSRTDRMAKYNQLLRIEEELGASATYLGRRAIPAGL; encoded by the coding sequence ATGAGTGCCATTCGAGAGATCAAGGGGCGGCAGGTGTTGGATTCGCGCGGAAATCCCACGGTGGAAGTGGATGTGGCGCTGGAGAGCGGGGCGCGCGGGCGAGCGGCCGTTCCTTCGGGGGCATCGACCGGAGCCAAGGAAGCCATCGAGCTTCGTGATGGGGACAAGAAACGCTGGATGGGCAAGGGCGTGTCGAAGGCCGTCGCCAATATCAGCAAGCTGTTGGCGCCCAAGTTGTTGGGGATGGACGCGCTGGATCAGGTCGGCGTGGATCGAACGATGATCGAGATCGACGGCACGAAGAACAAGGGGCGGGTCGGCGCGAATGCCATCCTCGCCGTCTCAATGGCCGTCGCCCGTGCGGCGGCGCAGGAAACGGGGCAGCCGCTCTATCGCTATCTGGGCGGGACCAACGCCCGGGTATTGCCGGTGCCCTTGATGAACATCATCAACGGCGGAGCCCATGCCGACAATCGGCTGGATCTTCAGGAATTCATGATCGTTCCGGTGGGCGCGGATCGTTTCAGCGAGGCGCTGCGGATGGCGACCGAAGTCTTTCATACCCTCAAGGGCATCCTGAAAAAGCGGGATCTGAACACCGCGGTGGGCGACGAAGGCGGGTTTGCGCCGGACCTCGGCTCCAACGAGGAGGCGTTGGCCCTGATCGTGCAGGCGATCGAGGAGGCCGGGTATAAAGCCGGCAAGGATATCGCCCTGGCGCTCGATGCGGCGGCCAGCGAGTTCTACGACAAGGGCGTCTATCACCTGGCGGCGGAGAAGAAGCCCGAACGGTCATCGGAGGAACTGATCGACTACTATGCCAAGCTGGTCGATCGGTATCCGATTCTCTCCATCGAGGATGGGGTCAGCGAGCACGATTGGAAGGGCTGGAAACTCCTGACCGAAGCGCTGGGCCGGCGGGTCCAGTTGGTGGGCGACGATGTGTTCGTGACCAATGTGGAGATTTTCTCCAAAGGCATTCGCGAGGGCATCGCCAACTCGATCCTGATCAAGGTGAACCAGATCGGGTCGCTCACGGAAACATTCGACGCCATCGAACTGGCCAAACGATCCGGCTATACCGCGGTGGTGTCCCACCGTTCCGGTGAAACAGAGGATACGACCATTGCGGATATCGCGGTCGCCATGAACACAGGACAAATCAAGACAGGCTCCTTGTCCCGAACGGACCGAATGGCCAAGTACAATCAATTGCTCCGCATCGAGGAGGAACTGGGGGCTTCCGCGACGTACCTCGGACGACGGGCGATCCCGGCCGGTTTGTGA